Proteins from a genomic interval of Neovison vison isolate M4711 chromosome 4, ASM_NN_V1, whole genome shotgun sequence:
- the LOC122904391 gene encoding LOW QUALITY PROTEIN: annexin A2-like (The sequence of the model RefSeq protein was modified relative to this genomic sequence to represent the inferred CDS: inserted 1 base in 1 codon) produces MSTVHEIICKLSLEGDRSMPPSAYESVKAYTNFDAECDALNTEMAIKTKGVDEVTIVNILTNRSNEQRQDIAFAYQRRTKKELASALKSALSGHLETVILDLLRTPAQYDSSELKASLKGLRTDEDSLIEIICSRTNQELQKINRVYKEMYKTNLEKDIVSDTSGDFRKLMVALAKGRRAEDGSVIDYELIDQEARVLYDAGVKRKGTDVPKRISIMTERSVCHLQKVFDXYKSYSPCDMLESIKKEVKGDLENAFLNLVQCIQNKPLYFADQMYDSMKGKGTRDQVLIRIMVSRSEVDMLKIRSEFKRKYGKSLYYYIQQDTKGDYQKALLYLCGGDD; encoded by the exons ATGTCTACTGTTCATGAAATTATCTGCAAGCTCAGCTTGGAGGGGGATCGCTCCATGCCCCCAAGTGCATATGAGTCGGTCAAAGCATACACCAATTTTGATGCTGAGTGTGATGCTCTGAACACTGAAATGGCCATCAAGACCAAAGGTGTGGATGAGGTCACCATTGTGAACATTTTGACCAACCGCAGCAATGAACAGAGACAGGATATTGCCTTCGCCTACCAGAGAAGGACCAAAAAGGAACTTGCATCAGCACTGAAATCAGCCTTGTCTGGCCACCTAGAGACAGTGATTTTGGACCTATTAAGAACACCTGCTCAATATGACTCTTCTGAGCTGAAAGCCTCCTTGAAGGGACTGAGGACTGATGAGGACTCCCTCATTGAGATCATCTGCTCAAGGACCAACCAAGAGCTTCAGAAAATTAACAGAGTCTACAAGGAAATGTACAAGACTAATCTGGAGAAGGACATCGTTTCTGACACATCCGGTGACTTCCGCAAGCTGATGGTTGCCCTTGCAAAGGGTAGAAGAGCAGAGGATGGCTCTGTCATTGATTATGAACTGATTGACCAAGAGGCCCGGGTTCTCTACGATGCCGGAGTGAAGAGGAAAGGAACTGATGTACCCAAGAGGATCAGCATCATGACTGAGCGGAGTGTGTGTCATCTCCAGAAAGTATTTG AGTACAAGAGCTACAGCCCTTGTGACATGTTGGAGAGCATCAAGAAGGAGGTCAAAGGAGACCTGGAAAATGCTTTCCTAAACCTGGTCCAGTGCATTCAGAATAAGCCCCTGTATTTTGCTGACCAGATGTACGACTCCATGAAGGGCAAGGGGACTCGTGATCAAGTTCTGATAAGAATCATGGTCTCTCGCAGTGAAGTGGACATGTTGAAAATTAGGTCTGAATTCAAGAGAAAGTATGGCAAGTCCCTGTATTACTACATCCAGCAAGACACGAAGGGCGACTACCAGAAAGCGCTGCTGTACCTGTGTGGTGGGGATGACTGA